The following nucleotide sequence is from Nesterenkonia xinjiangensis.
TTGGCCGCGCCCTCACCTCCGCCGGACTCGACGACGTCGGGGTAGAGGGTCCCCTGGACGAGGAACTCCACCCGGGCGCCGTCGGCGGCGGCCTCCTGCAGCACCGCGGCCTCGGCGGCCTCAAAGGCGCGGATGAACTCCCGGCCGATGATCTTGCGCTTCTGCTCGGGATCGGTCACTCCGGCCAGCGCGCTCAGGAAGCGGTCTCGCTCGTCAGCGACGTGCAGCCTGGCACCGGTGGCGGCGACGAAGTCGCGCTCCACCTGCTCGGCCTCACCCTGCCGCAGCAGCCCGTGGTCGATGAACACGCAGGTCAGCTGCTCCCCCACAGCCTTCTGGACAAGGGCCGCGGCCACTGCGGAGTCCACACCGCCGGAGAGGCCGCAGATGACGCGAGCCTCGCCGACCTGCTCACGGATCGCGGAGACCTGCTCTTCGACGATGTTGCCGGTGGTCCACTCCGGGGTGAGACCGGCGCCGTCGTAGAGGAAGTTCTCCAGCACACGCTGGCCCTGGGGAGAGTGCTTGACCTCGGGGTGCCACTGGACGCCGTATAGACGGCGAGCCTCGTCGGCGAAGGCGGCGACAGGGGCGCCGTCGGAGGCGGCCAGCACCTCGAAGCCCTCGGGCGCGGCCTGTACGGAGTCCGAATGGGACATCCAGGTGGTCTGTACCGCTTCGGTGCCGTCCAACAGCGAGTGCGGCGCGTTGGTGGCGCGGACCTCCGTCTTGCCGTACTCGCGGTCCCCGGTGCGGGCGACCTCCCCGCCCAGGGCGTGGGCCATGGCCTGGAAGCCGTAGCAGATGCCCAGCACAGGAACCCCGGCTTCGAAGAGCTCGGCCTGCACCGACGGGGCGCCCTCGGCATAGACGCTGGAGGGGCCGCCGGAGAGGATCACCGCGGAGGGGCGACGATCCAGGATCTCCTGGGCCGAGAGCGTATGCGGGACGACCTCGGAGTAGACGCGTGCCTCACGGACACGACGGGCGATCAGCTGGGCATACTGGGCGCCGTAGTCGACCACCAGCACGGTCTGCGCGCTGTGTGTCGGACGTTCGGCGGCGGGGGCGGGGCTCTCAGATGTCACCCGGCCATCCTACCGGTGCGGCACACCCCTCGCCGAGCCGCCGTCCCGCCCCTGCTCGGCAATCACTGCTTGACGGAGCCGAGCATGATCCCGCGCACGAAATACTTCTGCAGAAACGGATACAGACAGATAATCGGCAACGTGGTCAACAACATCGTCACCGCCCGCACATTGGAAGCGATCTGAGTGGCCTCCGCAGCCTCACCACCCATCTGCTCAGTACCAGTAGCCCCAGCCAACAGATTCCGCAGATACACCGTCACCGGATACAGCTCCCGCCGATCCAGATACAAAAACGCCTGAAACCACGCATTCCAGAAACTGACCGCATAGAAGAGCACCATCGTGGCGATCACCGCCTTCGACAACGGGATCACGATCCGCCACAACACCCCATAGGTGCTCAGCCCATCGATCTGCGCAGCCTCCTCCAACTCCGTGGAGAAGTTCTCGAAGAAGGCCTTCATCACCAACAGGTTGAAGATGCTGATCGCATTGGGCAACACGATCGCCCACATCGTGTTCGTCATCCCCAACGCATTGATCAGCACGTAGTTCGGGATCAGCCCACCATTGAAGAACATGGTGAACACCGCGACCCCGATGAAGAACCCCCGGCCCTTCAGATGCCGCTTCGAGAGCGCATAGGCAAAGCTGGTGGTCAGCACCATCGCGATCGCCGTAGCCACCACCGTATAGATGACCGTGTTCGCATAATTGCGCCAGAACATCGAATCCGACATCACCACATCGAAAGTAGTGATGTTGAACCCGCGCGGGATGATGCTGACCTGCCCAGAGTTGATGTACCCCTCGGAGGAGAAGGCCTGAGCGATGATGTTCAGGAACGGATACAGCGTCGCCGCGCAGATCAGGATGATCGCCAACCCATTGACCACCCGGAAGGCGGTATAGGACCTCGTGTCCTGGATGGCAGTGGAACGGGTGCCCCGCTTCGAGACGAGGACCTGCTCCTCAGGGTTCTGCTGGCCGGGATCCGGGACCGGACCAGCCGGAGGCCGGGCCCCGGGGACCTCGGTATTGATGGCTACCACAGGCTGTTGCCTCCCATCTTCCGGGCGATCCCATTAGCACTCAGGATCAGGATGAGTCCGATGATGGCCTCAAACAGGCCGATGGCTGTCGCA
It contains:
- a CDS encoding ABC transporter permease subunit yields the protein MQDTRSYTAFRVVNGLAIILICAATLYPFLNIIAQAFSSEGYINSGQVSIIPRGFNITTFDVVMSDSMFWRNYANTVIYTVVATAIAMVLTTSFAYALSKRHLKGRGFFIGVAVFTMFFNGGLIPNYVLINALGMTNTMWAIVLPNAISIFNLLVMKAFFENFSTELEEAAQIDGLSTYGVLWRIVIPLSKAVIATMVLFYAVSFWNAWFQAFLYLDRRELYPVTVYLRNLLAGATGTEQMGGEAAEATQIASNVRAVTMLLTTLPIICLYPFLQKYFVRGIMLGSVKQ
- the guaA gene encoding glutamine-hydrolyzing GMP synthase, which produces MLVVDYGAQYAQLIARRVREARVYSEVVPHTLSAQEILDRRPSAVILSGGPSSVYAEGAPSVQAELFEAGVPVLGICYGFQAMAHALGGEVARTGDREYGKTEVRATNAPHSLLDGTEAVQTTWMSHSDSVQAAPEGFEVLAASDGAPVAAFADEARRLYGVQWHPEVKHSPQGQRVLENFLYDGAGLTPEWTTGNIVEEQVSAIREQVGEARVICGLSGGVDSAVAAALVQKAVGEQLTCVFIDHGLLRQGEAEQVERDFVAATGARLHVADERDRFLSALAGVTDPEQKRKIIGREFIRAFEAAEAAVLQEAAADGARVEFLVQGTLYPDVVESGGGEGAANIKSHHNVGGLPEDMEFKLVEPLRSLFKDEVRAVGAELGLPAEIVQRQPFPGPGLGIRIIGAVTAERLEILRRADAIAREELTAAGLDGEVWQMPVVLLADVRSVGVQGDGRTYGHPVVLRPVSSEDAMTADWSRLPFDLLARISNRITNEVEEINRVTLDVTSKPPGTIEWE